In the Gossypium raimondii isolate GPD5lz chromosome 9, ASM2569854v1, whole genome shotgun sequence genome, one interval contains:
- the LOC105798962 gene encoding protein GID8 homolog, with the protein MSLFWFVIRQLAEIEEQMATSKKVITREEWEKRLNDVKIRKEDMNKLVMNFLVTEGYVEAAEKFQMESGTEPDIDLATITDRMAVKKAVQSGNVEDAIEKVNDLNPEILDTNPQLFFHLQQQRLIELIRNGKIEEALEFAQEELAPRGEENQSFLEELERTVSLLAFEDVSNCPVGELLDISQRLKTASEVNAAILTSQSHEKDPKLPSLLKMLIWAQNQLDEKAAYPRINDLSNATLEDPTV; encoded by the exons ATGTCACTGTTCTGGTTTGTGATTCGTCAACTAGCTGAAATTGAAGAACAAATG GCTACCTCGAAGAAAGTGATTACACGGGAAGAGTGGGAAAAGAGATTAAACGATGTTAAAATAAGGAAAGAAGACATGAATAAATTGGTGATGAATTTTCTCGTCACCGAGGGTTATGTTGAAGCTGCTGAAAAATTCCAAATGGAATCGGGAACTGAGC CAGATATTGATCTTGCAACAATCACGGATCGCATGGCTGTTAAAAAGGCTGTACAAAGTGGAAATGTTGAGGATGCGATCGAGAAAGTTAACGATTTAAATCCCGAG ATATTGGATACAAATCCGCAACTCTTTTTCCATCTCCAACAACAGAGATTGATAGAATTGATTAGGAACGGAAAAATAGAAGAAGCCTTGGAGTTTGCTCAAGAGGAGCTCGCACCTAGGGGAGAAGAAAAT CAAAGCTTTTTAGAGGAGTTGGAGAGAACTGTATCGCTCTTGGCTTTTGAAGATGTTTCAAACTGCCCAGTCGGAGAACTTCTGGACATATCACAGCGACTTAAGACAGCAAGTGAGGTGAACGCTGCCATTCTTACTAGCCAGAGTCATGAAAAAG ACCCCAAGCTTCCAAGCTTGCTAAAGATGCTGATATGGGCTCAAAATCAACTCGATGAGAAAGCTGCTTATCCTCGAATAAACGATTTGTCGAATGCCACTCTTGAAGATCCTACGGTTTGA
- the LOC105798964 gene encoding uncharacterized protein At4g04980, producing the protein MPPICCGLSSMSMLFGSKSVKLGQRLKTYPKSMENRNWKKTMRSRFKKDSSSQPACNFILIMELRKKVVTFRDIIDLPPCSTLVSTHQLLLGTLRDLQKFYPGSLPQFHKSELKRLPLDKMLLYFCKALQELGDNTSKMNDERINKNKYDIYENNNCKNVDKLIEFAMAELNVLIKMAREQFDIAAPDDEGGGNKGLDPKTNSFKKEMKKSCSKISSGCSSPTSVIPEVATDEPNSSSVTFSFRVQSVGKLNSTDVKRLKLHMFPSFGLQLPSCLNPKKIASVGDINVDDEEKEKKEAKGDDGSLVINAEEKKEAKGDDGSLVMNASIVDKDEGHIDENKRLKEPVSNDDNTKNGNDGCNDTKLAPTTAEVSPSPAPSAEVSSTIPSPPPPPASLQPKENVVSGGPPLPPSPKLEPKEPEVPKTETAIPPPPPPPGKSTSEASGGPPPPPPPVPSASGGGGAPPPAPSLSRTLTKKFGPTPPPPPPGSQANGGANPPPPPPPGGKSVRTKRGGTRLKRSSHMGNLYRNLKSKVEGSPMQGKAFGKKKGGGGVKNNSSGQGMADALAEITKKSAYFQQIEEDVEKYSKSIYELKGAIGKFKTKDMNELLQFYKEVESVLENLTDETQVLARIEDFPTKKLEALRTSSTLYSKLESMIKELKNLKIEPPLPQLLDKVSRSFTKIKGDIDALERTKDEEAKIFKGYNIEFDFQIIVRIKETMVDVSSDCMELALKERREGDGQNKNGGVKLLWRVFQFAFQVYTFAGGHDERAEKLTQELAQEIEKEAENQNEATPTPRRRKNKPRRMASRKNTCPTCKTGPT; encoded by the exons ATGCCCCCAATTTGCTGTGGTTTGTCATCAATGTCAATGTTGTTTGGTAGCAAATCAGTAAAACTTGGCCAG CGATTGAAAACGTATCCGAAGTCGATGGAAAACAGGAATTGGAAGAAAACGATGCGTTCTCGTTTCAAAAAGGATAGCTCATCTCAACCCGCATGTAATTTCATTCTTATAATGGAACTTCGGAAAAAAGTTGTAACCTTTCGCGACATTATTGACCTACCACCTTGTAGTACCTTGGTTTCAACACATCAG TTGTTATTAGGAACATTGAGAGATCTCCAAAAGTTCTACCCTGGAAGCTTACCACAATTCCACAAGTCAGAACTGAAAAGATTACCACTTGATAAG ATGTTGTTATACTTTTGCAAGGCATTGCAAGAACTTGGAGATAACACATCAAAGATGAATGATGAGCggataaacaaaaataaatatgatatatatgaGAACAACAATTGCAAAAATGTTGATAAACTAA TTGAATTTGCCATGGCGGAACTCAATGTGTTGATCAAAATGGCCAGAGAGCAATTCGATATAGCCGCCCCCGACGACGAGGGGGGCGGAAACAAAGGGTTGGATCCTAAAACTAACTCGTTCAAGAAGGAAATGAAGAAATCTTGTTCGAAAATAAGCTCCGGTTGCTCTTCCCCAACATCGGTCATCCCGGAAGTGGCGACTGATGAACCGAATTCTTCGTCCGTTACGTTCTCTTTTAGGGTTCAATCGGTGGGAAAATTGAATTCGACGGATGTTAAGCGACTCAAGTTACATATGTTTCCGAGTTTTGGGCTTCAGCTTCCCAGTTGTTTGAACCCAAAGAAGATCGCTAGTGTCGGAGACATCAACGTCGacgatgaagaaaaagaaaagaaagaggcaAAGGGTGATGATGGATCTTTAGTGATTAAtgcagaagaaaagaaagaagcaaagggTGATGATGGATCTTTAGTGATGAATGCATCCATTGTTGACAAAGACGAAGGTCACATTGATGAAAATAAGAGACTAAAAGAGCCGGTTTCTAATGATGATAATACTAAAAACGGTAATGATGGATGCAATGATACTAAATTAGCACCAACAACAGCTGAAGTTTCACCGTCACCAGCACCATCGGCGGAAGTTTCATCGACAATACCGTCTCCGCCGCCACCGCCTGCTTCCTTGCAGCCGAAGGAAAATGTAGTATCAGGAGGACCACCATTGCCCCCATCCCCGAAGTTGGAGCCAAAAGAACCAGAAGTGCCCAAAACTGAAACAGCAATCCCACCGCCACCTCCTCCTCCGGGGAAGTCAACTTCGGAGGCATCCGGGGGACCCCCTCCTCCGCCACCTCCAGTACCTTCTGCATCAGGAGGAGGAGGAGCACCACCACCAGCACCCTCACTATCCAGAACGCTTACGAAAAAATTTGGACCAACGCCACCACCACCGCCACCCGGGTCACAGGCAAATGGTGGGGCTAATCCGCCGCCTCCTCCGCCTCCCGGAGGAAAATCTGTCCGCACTAAGAGAGGAGGTACTAGATTGAAGAGATCAAGTCATATGGGTAACCTATATAGGAATCTCAAGAGCAAAGTAGAAGGATCTCCAATGCAAGGCAAAGcatttggtaaaaaaaaaggtGGTGGTGGGGTTAAAAACAACAGCAGTGGGCAAGGCATGGCTGATGCATTAGCAGAGATTACAAAGAA ATCAGCTTATTTCCAACAAATTGAAGAAGATGTTGAGAAGTATTCAAAATCAATCTATGAGCTCAAAGGTGCCATTGGAAAGTTCAAGACAAAGGACATGAATGAGTTGCTTCAGTTCTATAAAGAAGTAGAATCCGTTCTCGAGAACCTAACAGATGAAACTCAG GTTCTAGCAAGGATTGAAGATTTCCCAACAAAAAAGTTGGAAGCATTAAGGACATCTTCTACACTTTACTCCAAATTAGAATCAATGATTAAAGAACTCAAGAACCTGAAGATTGAACCTCCTTTGCCACAACTACTTGACAAGGTTTCTCGTTCCTTCACTAAG ATCAAAGGTGACATAGATGCTTTGGAGCGAACCAAAGATGAAGAAGCCAAGATATTTAAGGGCTACAATATTGAATTTGACTTCCAAATTATTGTGCGAATCAAAGAAACCATGGTTGACGTTTCCTCCGATTGCATGGAGTTGGCATTGAAG GAGAGAAGAGAAGGTGATGGGCAAAACAAAAATGGCGGCGTTAAGTTGCTATGGAGAGTTTTCCAATTCGCTTTCCAGGTTTACACATTTGCCGGCGGACATGATGAACGTGCTGAGAAGTTGACACAAGAATTGGCTCAAGAAATTGAGAAGGAGGCCGAAAACCA aaATGAGGCAACACCAACACcaagaagaaggaaaaataagCCACGAAGAATGGCATCTCGAAAGAACACGTGTCCAACTTGTAAGACGGGACCTACTTAG
- the LOC105798965 gene encoding polyphenol oxidase, chloroplastic, which yields MASLLPPSVAISGGSGTATSFLPKTSQLSIPGKRKPNFISKPVSCKATNGDDQNKFDRRDILLGLGGLYGVSSLNDSLAFAKPVTGPDFTHCGRPDLPTGAANINCCPPPSTKIVDFVLPPSNAPLQTRPAAHLVNDDYLAKFSKAIELMKALPASDPRSFMQQANVHCAYCDGAYHQLGFPDLDLQVHNSWLFFPFHRFYLYFFEKILGKLIDDPTFAMPFWNWDSPAGMQMPAIYANPNSPLYDKLRNARHKPPTLLDLDYNGVDETLSSKDQISSNLNVMYRQMVSNGKTAKLFLGNAYRAGEEPDPGAGSLENIPHGPVHIWCGDNTQQNFENMGNFYSAGRDPIFYAHHSNVDRMWSVWKTLGGKRTDFTDSDWLDSAFLFYDENANLVRVKVRDCLDTKKLRYEYQNVEIPWLKTKPTPKRVISKVKRALGVANAAETKKKVVRNVKFPLVLDDIVSLEVARPKKSRSRKEKEEEEEVLVIENIEFDRHQVVKFDVYINDEDDTVIGPDNTEFAGSFVNVPHKHKHGKKMATFLRLGLTDLLEELDAEDDDGVVVTLVPKFGKGLAKIGGIKIEFARD from the coding sequence ATGGCTTCTCTTTTACCACCATCGGTGGCCATATCCGGCGGCAGCGGCACCGCCACTTCTTTCCTTCCAAAAACTTCCCAACTTTCAATACCCGGTAAACGAAAGCCAAACTTCATATCCAAACCAGTGTCATGCAAAGCCACAAATGGTGATGATCAAAACAAGTTTGATAGAAGAGACATTCTCCTTGGCCTTGGAGGTCTTTACGGCGTATCCTCGCTTAACGATTCGTTAGCATTTGCGAAGCCGGTCACCGGCCCGGACTTCACTCATTGCGGTCGACCGGACCTACCTACCGGTGCCGCAAACATCAATTGTTGCCCACCGCCGTCGACGAAAATCGTGGATTTCGTCCTCCCTCCTTCGAATGCCCCATTACAAACTCGGCCAGCAGCTCATTTAGTTAATGATGATTACTTGGCTAAATTTTCCAAGGCCATTGAGCTAATGAAAGCTCTCCCTGCTAGTGATCCACGTAGTTTCATGCAACAAGCAAATGTTCATTGTGCTTATTGTGATGGTGCTTATCATCAATTAGGGTTCCCTGATCTTGATCTTCAAGTTCATAATTCATGGCTGTTTTTCCCCTTTCAtagattttatctttatttctttgaaaaaatattagGGAAATTGATTGATGATCCAACTTTTGCAATGCCATTTTGGAATTGGGATTCTCCTGCCGGCATGCAAATGCCTGCTATTTATGCAAACCCTAATTCTCCCCTCTACGATAAGCTTCGTAACGCCCGTCATAAACCGCCGACCCTTCTCGATCTCGATTACAACGGCGTTGACGAAACCTTGTCAAGTAAAGATCAGATATCGAGTAACCTCAACGTCATGTATAGGCAAATGGTGTCTAATGGGAAAACTGCTAAGCTTTTCCTAGGGAATGCTTATCGTGCCGGGGAGGAACCGGACCCCGGTGCCGGTTCCCTTGAGAACATCCCTCACGGGCCGGTCCACATTTGGTGCGGTGACAACACGCAACAGAATTTTGAGAACATGGGGAACTTTTATTCGGCCGGGAGAGACCCTATTTTCTATGCTCATCACTCAAATGTGGACCGGATGTGGTCGGTTTGGAAGACATTGGGAGGGAAACGAACCGATTTCACCGACTCGGATTGGTTAGACTCGGCTTTTCTTTTCTACGATGAAAATGCTAATCTTGTACGTGTTAAGGTTCGTGATTGCCTTGACACTAAGAAATTACGATACGAGTATCAAAACGTCGAAATCCCTTGGTTAAAAACCAAGCCAACACCTAAAAGGGTTATAAGTAAAGTGAAAAGAGCTTTGGGAGTTGCCAATGCGGCAGAGACAAAGAAAAAGGTTGTAAGAAATGTTAAGTTCCCTCTCGTTTTAGACGATATCGTCAGCCTCGAAGTTGCAAGGCCGAAGAAATCAAGgagtagaaaagaaaaggaagaagaagaggaggtGTTGGTGATTGAGAACATCGAATTTGACCGACATCAAGTGGTGAAATTTGATGTGTACATTAACGATGAAGATGACACGGTGATCGGACCAGACAACACCGAATTCGCGGGGAGTTTCGTCAATGTGCCGCATAAACATAAGCATGGGAAGAAAATGGCAACATTTTTGAGGTTAGGGTTGACGGATTTGCTGGAGGAATTGGATGCTGAGGATGATGATGGTGTTGTGGTCACTTTGGTGCCTAAATTTGGTAAGGGTTTAGCTAAGATTGGTGGCATCAAAATTGAGTTTGCTCGAGATTGA
- the LOC105798966 gene encoding probable polyol transporter 4, which translates to MSGAIIFIQQDLKITETQQEILVGILSILSLLGSLAGGKISDTIGRKWTIALACIVFQSGAAIMALAPSYQVLMIGRLLAGTGIGFGIMIAPVYIAEISPSIARGSLTSFPEIFINLGILLGYISNYVFSGLPVHSNWRIMLGVGIAPSVFLGFALFIIPESPRWLVMQNRIEEARTVLLKTYDNTKEVDERLAEIQMAARIANADKYKEKAVWLEILNPSPAIKRMLITGCGIQCFQQISGIDATVYYSPTIFKDAGIKGNSELLAATVAVGFTKTMFIFVAVFLIDKLGRKPLLYISTIGMTISLFCLSFTLTFLGDQRFGIGLAILFVCSNVAFFSVGIGPICWVVSSEIFPLRLRAQASGLGAVGSRVSSGVICMSFLTLSRAITVGGTFFLFSVISALSVVFVHTCVPETKGKSLEQIEMLFQKGSELQVGGEIEMGDAECLVQRQ; encoded by the coding sequence ATGAGTGGAGCAATTATATTCATCCAACAAGATTTAAAGATAACAGAGACCCAACAAGAAATCCTTGTCGGAATTTTAAGCATTCTTTCACTTTTGGGTAGTTTAGCTGGTGGCAAAATATCAGACACCATTGGTAGGAAATGGACCATAGCCTTAGCCTGCATTGTTTTTCAGTCAGGTGCAGCTATTATGGCCTTGGCACCATCTTATCAAGTACTCATGATAGGTAGACTCTTAGCTGGAACCGGGATCGGTTTCGGCATCATGATCGCCCCGGTATACATTGCCGAGATATCCCCTTCCATCGCTCGAGGTTCCCTTACTTCCTTCCCTGAGATCTTTATCAACCTAGGGATTCTCCTCGGATACATCTCGAATTACGTATTTTCGGGGCTTCCGGTACATTCAAATTGGCGAATCATGCTCGGTGTGGGGATCGCTCCCTCGGTTTTCCTTGGATTCGCCTTGTTCATAATCCCTGAATCCCCTCGATGGCTCGTGATGCAAAACCGAATCGAGGAAGCAAGGACCGTGCTTTTGAAGACGTATGATAATACAAAAGAAGTAGACGAAAGGTTAGCCGAAATACAAATGGCCGCTAGGATTGCGAATGCGGATAAGTACAAAGAGAAAGCCGTATGGCTCGAGATATTAAACCCGAGTCCCGCCATTAAACGCATGTTGATCACCGGTTGTGGAATCCAATGCTTCCAACAGATCTCGGGTATCGACGCGACCGTGTATTATAGTCCGACAATCTTTAAAGATGCTGGCATAAAAGGGAACTCCGAACTTCTTGCAGCAACAGTTGCTGTTGGGTTCACTAAAACAATGTTCATTTTCGTTGCAGTATTTCTCATTGACAAATTAGGTAGAAAACCTTTGCTTTATATAAGCACAATAGGGATGACAATCAGCTTATTTTGTTTGAGCTTCACTTTGACATTTCTCGGGGACCAACGGTTCGGGATCGGACTCGCTATCCTCTTCGTTTGCTCGAATGTAGCTTTCTTCTCGGTCGGGATTGGACCGATATGTTGGGTGGTTTCGTCCGAGATATTCCCTCTACGGCTTCGAGCTCAAGCATCCGGTCTTGGAGCGGTGGGTAGTAGGGTTAGTAGTGGCGTCATTTGCATGTCGTTCCTAACGTTGTCTCGTGCCATCACGGTGGGAGGGACGTTCTTCCTGTTCTCGGTGATTTCGGCTCTATCCGTCGTGTTCGTCCACACGTGCGTGCCGGAAACGAAAGGGAAATCATTGGAACAAATCGAAATGTTGTTTCAAAAGGGAAGTGAATTGCAAGTTGGTGGGGAGATTGAGATGGGAGATGCAGAATGCTTGGTGCAGAGAcaatga
- the LOC105798967 gene encoding uncharacterized protein LOC105798967: protein MDQIQHNFITVRGLKFHVADLGEGSNVVLFLHGFPEIWYSWRYQMVALANAGFRTLAPDYRGYGLSDIPPEPEKTTFADLVADLVAILDHLGINKVFVVAKDFGVRPAYLLTLLHPHRVSCVVTLGVPHVPLEPRKYRESLPEGFYISRWNEPGRAEADFGRFDAKTVVRNIYILFSRSEIPIADEKQEVMDMVDASVPLPPWFTEEDLATYGALYEKSGFKTALQVPYRSFDEDFGITDPIVKVPALLIMGCKDYVLKFPGMEEYIKFGKAKELVPDLDIIYLPEGTHFVQEQSPELVNELILDFLRSHM, encoded by the exons ATGGATCAAATCCAGCACAACTTCATCACTGTACGAGGTCTAAAATTTCACGTTGCAGATCTCGGTGAAG GTTCTAACGTGGTACTCTTCTTACATGGATTCCCTGAGATATGGTATTCATGGCGATACCAAATGGTAGCTTTAGCCAATGCTGGGTTCCGTACCCTTGCACCCGATTACAGAGGTTACGGACTATCCGACATACCACCCGAACCCGAAAAGACAACCTTTGCCGACCTCGTTGCCGACCTTGTTGCTATCTTAGATCACCTGGGAATTAATAAG GTTTTCGTTGTTGCAAAGGATTTTGGGGTCAGACCTGCTTATCTGTTAACTCTGCTTCATCCCCATCGAGTGTCGTGTGTTGTAACATTGGGTGTCCCACATGTTCCTTTGGAACCTCGGAAGTATCGAGAGTCTCTCCCGGAAGGCTTCTACATTTCAAGATGGAAT GAACCTGGACGAGCGGAGGCTGATTTCGGACGATTCGATGCTAAAACCGTTGTGAGGAACATCTACATACTGTTCTCGAGAAGTGAAATACCAATCGCAGATGAAAAACAGGAGGTCATGGATATGGTGGATGCTTCTGTTCCTCTTCCACCTTGGTTCACCGAGGAAGATCTCGCAACATACGGAGCTTTATATGAGAAATCCGGATTCAAGACTGCATTACAAGTTCCATATAG GTCATTCGATGAAGACTTTGGGATAACAGATCCAATAGTTAAAGTTCCGGCATTACTGATAATGGGTTGCAAAGATTATGTCTTGAAATTTCCTGGGATGGAAGAATACATAAAGTTTGGGAAGGCAAAAGAACTTGTACCTGATTTGGATATAATATATTTGCCTGAAGGAACCCACTTTGTTCAAGAGCAATCACCCGAGCTCGTGAACGAGCTAATTCTGGACTTCCTCCGGAGCCATATGTGA
- the LOC105798968 gene encoding stem-specific protein TSJT1 has product MLAIFSKGIVNPPQELQSPASFTSSMKPKLPFEILNGFVSSNPTNAFSMRFGSSASLAYVPPHNPSSTYKRLFSGVDEMHCIFMGNLNNLCSLLRQYGLSRGTNEAMFIIEAYRTLRDRGPYPPHQVLNHIEGSYGFVIYDAKARTVFAAVSADGGVELFWGVAADGSVAVSDDLKVIKESCAKSFAPFPAGCMFYSEQGLMSFEHPKSQMKAMPRIDSEGVMCGANFMADVQSRISGSSGGGSGRGMPRVGSEANWALRGSKA; this is encoded by the exons ATGTTGGCAATATTCAGCAAAGGGATAGTGAATCCACCCCAAGAGCTGCAGAGTCCAGCTTCATTCACTTCATCAATGAAGCCTAAGCTTCCCTTTGAAATCCTTAATGGTTTTGTTTCTTCAAATCCCACCAACGCTTTTTCAATGCGGTTTGGATCTTCGGCTTCTTTGGCTTATGTTCCACCCCACAATCCTTCCTCCACTTATAAAAG GTTGTTTAGTGGAGTGGATGAAATGCATTGCATATTCATGGGTAATTTGAACAATCTATGTAGCCTCTTAAGGCAATATGGTCTATCAAGGGGCACCAATGAAGCAATGTTCATCATTGAGGCATATAGGACCCTTAGAGACCGTGGTCCATACCCACCACATCAAGTCCTCAACCACATTGAAGGTAGCTATGGGTTCGTCATCTACGATGCCAAAGCTCGAACAGTATTTGCTGCAGTG AGTGCAGATGGAGGGGTTGAACTCTTTTGGGGAGTTGCAGCTGATGGATCTGTGGCTGTTTCAGATGATTTAAAGGTTATAAAAGAAAGCTGTGCCAAATCGTTTGCACCATTTCCTGCTG gATGTATGTTCTATAGTGAGCAAGGATTGATGAGTTTTGAGCATCCAAAGAGCCAAATGAAGGCAATGCCTAGAATTGATAGTGAAGGAGTGATGTGTGGAGCTAATTTCATGGCCGATGTTCAGTCGAGAATAAGCGGAAGTAGTGGTGGTGGCAGCGGCCGCGGCATGCCACGAGTCGGCAGTGAAGCTAATTGGGCGCTGCGAGGCTCGAAAGCTTGA